Proteins found in one Deltaproteobacteria bacterium genomic segment:
- the ndk gene encoding nucleoside-diphosphate kinase gives MERTLSIIKPDGVSKGVIGAVISRLEGEGLKIVAMKMIRMTKIEAKGFYKVHEGKPFFESVTDFMSSGPCVVMILEGEEGIRRYRKLMGATDYKKAEEGTIRKDFATDIEKNVVHGSDSVETAEYEINYFFNALEIVGR, from the coding sequence ATGGAGAGAACATTATCGATCATCAAACCGGATGGGGTTTCAAAGGGGGTGATCGGGGCTGTTATCAGCCGATTGGAAGGGGAAGGGCTAAAAATAGTGGCCATGAAGATGATCAGGATGACCAAGATCGAAGCAAAGGGGTTCTACAAGGTGCACGAGGGAAAACCCTTTTTTGAGAGTGTAACGGATTTTATGTCTTCAGGGCCGTGTGTGGTGATGATACTGGAAGGGGAAGAAGGGATCCGCAGATACCGAAAACTCATGGGTGCAACCGATTACAAGAAAGCTGAGGAGGGAACCATCCGGAAGGATTTCGCTACGGACATCGAAAAAAACGTGGTGCACGGCTCCGATTCAGTGGAAACCGCTGAATATGAAATCAACTATTTTTTCAATGCATTGGAGATAGTCGGGAGGTAA
- a CDS encoding YkgJ family cysteine cluster protein: MNTSHPIDTQDKRERMDAEHIFCFDCGSHVPCFTECCQDITILLTPYDVLRLKNALEIPSEVFLDTHTLIIPKKKRLIPMIVLKMNETDKRCPFVTKNGCSVYGDRPWPCRMYPLDMNDDGTFSRIQDASRCKGLNETKTHRISNWLVEQGVPMYDEMNQLFSEITTPLQAQELDIDNPKIYQMTFMALYNLDIFRKFVFESSFMDRFELDPLMIEKLKRSDLELLKFSFDWIKFGLFGQKTLQVKESAMPKTGPSND; the protein is encoded by the coding sequence ATGAATACATCGCACCCCATAGACACCCAGGACAAAAGGGAAAGGATGGATGCGGAACACATCTTTTGCTTCGACTGCGGCTCCCATGTCCCCTGCTTTACCGAATGCTGTCAGGATATTACAATTTTGCTGACGCCCTACGACGTCCTGAGGCTCAAAAATGCGCTTGAGATCCCCTCGGAGGTGTTTCTCGATACGCATACGCTCATTATTCCCAAGAAAAAGCGCCTGATTCCCATGATTGTTCTCAAGATGAATGAAACAGACAAACGATGCCCTTTTGTCACAAAGAATGGGTGTTCTGTCTATGGGGACAGACCCTGGCCGTGCCGGATGTATCCGTTGGATATGAACGATGACGGCACGTTCAGCCGGATACAGGATGCCTCCAGGTGCAAAGGTCTTAATGAAACCAAGACCCACCGGATTTCAAACTGGCTGGTCGAGCAGGGAGTTCCGATGTACGACGAAATGAACCAGCTATTCTCGGAGATTACCACCCCCCTGCAGGCCCAGGAACTGGATATCGATAACCCCAAGATCTATCAAATGACCTTCATGGCCTTGTACAACCTGGATATTTTTAGAAAATTTGTCTTCGAGAGTTCATTTATGGATAGGTTTGAACTAGATCCTCTCATGATCGAAAAACTAAAACGAAGTGATCTGGAACTTCTTAAATTCTCCTTTGACTGGATTAAATTCGGCCTTTTTGGTCAAAAAACTCTGCAAGTCAAGGAGAGCGCCATGCCCAAGACGGGTCCGTCCAATGACTAG
- a CDS encoding YkgJ family cysteine cluster protein, with protein sequence MTSRQEQAEFRPLTEAHFHFSCHKGVSCFTECCARLRLILNPYDIVRMKQRLKLSSDQFLSDYTETVIDRHHRFPLVKLKMNPDPKGACPFVTEEGCTIYQDRPEACRLYPIGRASAMPDGASGVHEKFFVVAESHCQGFREKKVWTLEEWMDHEGVREYAEMNDPWRGIMTSARSLGPEAHLPQKHQMFFMASYNLDKFRNFIFKSRFLERFQIDSGLKAQLGRDDVTLMRFGFDWLRFSLFGEKTITMKN encoded by the coding sequence ATGACTAGCCGTCAGGAACAGGCTGAATTCAGACCTCTGACAGAAGCGCACTTCCACTTTTCCTGCCACAAGGGGGTGTCGTGTTTTACCGAGTGCTGCGCCAGACTCCGCCTCATCTTGAATCCGTATGACATCGTCCGAATGAAGCAGCGGCTGAAACTGTCATCAGATCAGTTCTTAAGCGATTACACGGAAACCGTCATCGACCGGCACCACCGTTTTCCTTTGGTCAAATTAAAGATGAACCCCGACCCTAAAGGCGCCTGCCCATTTGTGACCGAGGAGGGGTGTACCATCTATCAAGACCGCCCGGAGGCCTGTCGCCTCTATCCCATAGGGAGGGCCTCGGCCATGCCCGACGGGGCCAGTGGGGTCCACGAGAAATTTTTCGTGGTGGCCGAATCCCACTGCCAGGGCTTCAGGGAGAAGAAGGTCTGGACCCTGGAGGAATGGATGGACCATGAGGGGGTGAGAGAATACGCTGAGATGAATGATCCCTGGCGCGGCATCATGACATCAGCCAGAAGTCTCGGACCCGAGGCCCATCTCCCGCAGAAGCATCAGATGTTTTTCATGGCCTCCTATAACCTGGATAAGTTCAGGAATTTCATCTTCAAAAGCAGGTTCCTGGAACGTTTTCAGATCGATTCGGGCCTGAAGGCGCAACTCGGAAGAGATGATGTGACCTTGATGCGGTTTGGGTTTGACTGGCTTCGATTCAGTCTTTTTGGAGAAAAAACCATCACGATGAAGAATTAA
- a CDS encoding glycine cleavage system protein H: MEAKAGRESMKIVPPGKKKCIWMEAGVVSYKLCDNNYDCSTCVYDQGMQLKVARQKEAAQLSSLEMSPDKITRTWVETMMQLPASQRKCRYMITGEIGRKICPNAYECGNCSFDQMMQERLQAEPLPVTTQSEAAGFDLAEDAYYHEGHTWARPEYGGRIRVGLDDFAQKLMGRLNNIEIPEVGREVAQGEVGFKVRCSNETAHVLSPVDGIVSHVNHRLLDHPELINESPYQDAWVFIVEPTKLRKNLKGLYYGEEARRFLNEEKDKLFAMANEDLRIVADGGESVTDIFSELKEEDRARLLKAFLRT, translated from the coding sequence ATGGAAGCAAAGGCAGGAAGAGAATCCATGAAGATCGTGCCGCCGGGAAAGAAGAAATGTATCTGGATGGAGGCGGGGGTCGTTTCGTACAAGCTCTGCGACAACAATTATGATTGTTCCACGTGTGTCTACGACCAGGGCATGCAGCTTAAGGTCGCCCGGCAAAAAGAGGCGGCGCAGCTATCCAGCCTCGAGATGTCTCCCGACAAAATCACCCGGACCTGGGTGGAAACCATGATGCAACTCCCTGCATCCCAGCGCAAGTGTCGATATATGATTACCGGTGAAATCGGCCGCAAGATATGCCCCAATGCATATGAGTGCGGCAATTGTTCATTCGACCAGATGATGCAGGAACGGTTGCAGGCAGAACCCCTTCCTGTAACGACTCAGAGTGAAGCGGCGGGGTTTGATCTGGCGGAAGACGCCTACTACCATGAGGGGCACACCTGGGCCAGACCGGAATACGGAGGCCGTATCAGGGTGGGGCTGGACGATTTCGCCCAGAAGCTCATGGGACGTCTCAACAACATCGAAATCCCGGAGGTGGGACGTGAGGTGGCGCAGGGCGAGGTCGGGTTTAAAGTGAGATGCAGCAATGAGACGGCGCATGTCCTTTCTCCTGTGGACGGCATTGTGTCACACGTAAACCATAGGCTCCTGGATCACCCGGAACTAATCAACGAGTCTCCTTATCAGGATGCCTGGGTGTTCATTGTTGAACCGACGAAGCTTCGAAAAAATCTGAAAGGACTCTATTACGGGGAAGAAGCTCGGCGCTTTCTCAATGAGGAAAAGGATAAGCTCTTCGCCATGGCCAATGAAGATCTGAGGATCGTTGCGGACGGCGGCGAGTCGGTAACCGACATCTTTTCAGAGTTGAAAGAAGAAGACCGTGCCAGACTTCTCAAGGCTTTTCTCAGGACATGA
- a CDS encoding archaemetzincin family Zn-dependent metalloprotease — MAKRVIICPIGAVDPGMLERIAKHIEIRCNVMCRVSPKMDRPGYAYEERRCQYNSATILKRLIRCCPEEVLGFMGVTCEDLFVPILKYVFGLAEMEGRCSIISMYRLRPEFYDRPPDQELLEKRLIKTALHELGHCLGLTHCRNRRCVMYSSVRIEDTDMKRMDFCPACSELFTWRVESCLSSPRR, encoded by the coding sequence TTGGCCAAACGCGTTATCATCTGCCCGATCGGTGCTGTGGATCCGGGAATGCTTGAACGTATCGCAAAGCATATTGAGATCCGGTGCAACGTCATGTGCAGGGTATCCCCGAAAATGGACAGACCTGGATATGCCTATGAGGAAAGGAGATGCCAATACAATTCAGCAACCATTTTGAAACGTCTTATCAGATGTTGTCCTGAGGAAGTCTTGGGATTTATGGGGGTTACCTGTGAGGATCTGTTTGTTCCCATCCTCAAGTATGTCTTTGGATTGGCAGAAATGGAAGGGCGATGTTCGATCATTTCGATGTATCGGCTTCGCCCCGAATTCTATGATCGACCCCCCGACCAGGAACTATTGGAGAAACGGCTGATAAAAACGGCCTTGCATGAACTGGGGCATTGCCTCGGTTTGACCCACTGCAGAAACCGCCGCTGCGTCATGTATTCTTCCGTCCGGATCGAAGATACCGATATGAAGCGGATGGACTTCTGCCCCGCCTGTTCGGAGTTGTTCACCTGGCGTGTGGAATCATGTCTTTCCTCCCCCCGGCGGTAA
- a CDS encoding sigma-54 dependent transcriptional regulator, with the protein MSKMPRILVVDDERPMRESLNDWLKEDGYRVGLAASGQEAIDMARKEPWEVILLDLKMPGMDGLKTLQKLKEVRPDAEVLMMTAYATVETAVQAMKEGAFDYLVKPFDPDEVEVQIKKILAHKELVLENILLRKKLEESYQFDEIIGKSDAMQEVFALIARVAPTDSTVLITGESGTGKELIARAIHGNSHRCFMPFIAVSCGALPDSLLESELFGYEKGAFTGAEHTKKGRFEMAHRGTLFLDEIGDVSLKTQVNLLRVLQQKEVQRLGSEKVMEVDVRIIAATNRDLAKAIQEKRFREDLYYRLNVIHIEVPPLRARRDDIPLLTDAFVRKYCLEMNREEAKVEASALKQLMAYDWPGNVRELENIIERALVIGQGKEISADDLPFSRGKTGLETFPKSLKKMEKMHIERVLEAAGWNISQAARDLDIDRQTLYNKLEKYEIRKGDS; encoded by the coding sequence ATGTCCAAAATGCCCCGTATCCTCGTGGTGGACGATGAACGGCCCATGCGGGAAAGCCTCAATGACTGGCTCAAGGAGGATGGGTACCGGGTCGGTCTGGCCGCAAGCGGGCAGGAGGCGATCGACATGGCTCGGAAAGAACCCTGGGAAGTGATACTGCTGGATCTGAAGATGCCCGGCATGGACGGGCTCAAGACCCTCCAGAAACTGAAGGAGGTGAGACCCGATGCGGAGGTCCTCATGATGACCGCCTATGCCACCGTGGAAACAGCGGTCCAGGCCATGAAAGAAGGGGCATTTGATTATCTGGTGAAGCCCTTTGATCCTGATGAAGTGGAGGTGCAGATCAAAAAAATTCTTGCCCATAAGGAATTGGTTCTGGAGAACATCCTGCTGCGAAAAAAGCTGGAGGAGTCCTATCAGTTTGATGAAATCATCGGTAAAAGCGATGCCATGCAGGAGGTCTTCGCCCTGATTGCCCGGGTCGCGCCCACGGATTCGACTGTCCTTATCACCGGGGAGAGCGGCACGGGGAAAGAACTGATCGCCAGGGCGATCCATGGGAACAGCCATCGCTGTTTCATGCCGTTCATCGCCGTAAGTTGTGGCGCGCTCCCGGACTCTCTGCTGGAAAGCGAACTTTTCGGTTATGAAAAGGGTGCATTCACTGGGGCCGAACACACGAAAAAAGGGCGTTTTGAGATGGCTCACAGGGGGACTCTTTTTCTGGATGAGATCGGTGATGTGAGCCTCAAGACCCAGGTGAATCTCCTGAGAGTGCTGCAGCAGAAGGAGGTGCAGCGCCTGGGCAGTGAGAAGGTGATGGAGGTGGATGTCCGCATCATTGCAGCCACCAACCGTGATCTGGCAAAGGCTATTCAGGAAAAGCGGTTCCGGGAGGATCTCTATTATCGTCTAAATGTTATTCATATCGAGGTCCCTCCCCTGAGAGCGCGCAGGGACGACATTCCCCTTTTAACCGATGCTTTTGTTCGAAAATACTGCCTGGAGATGAATCGTGAAGAGGCAAAGGTGGAGGCTTCCGCGTTGAAGCAGTTGATGGCATATGACTGGCCCGGAAACGTGAGAGAGTTGGAAAATATCATAGAACGGGCCCTGGTGATCGGTCAGGGCAAAGAGATATCGGCGGACGATCTTCCGTTTTCACGGGGGAAGACGGGACTGGAAACATTTCCTAAGTCATTAAAAAAAATGGAGAAAATGCATATCGAGAGGGTGCTTGAGGCCGCCGGATGGAATATCAGCCAGGCGGCCCGCGACCTGGATATCGACCGGCAGACCCTCTATAACAAACTCGAAAAATATGAGATCAGAAAAGGGGATTCGTAA
- a CDS encoding PAS domain S-box protein gives MADIRTLLVDDDENFRNVLVRRLAKRGISPEQAESGEACLSMLEKAPVDVVILDVKMPGMDGIEVLRHIKAGYPGTEVILLTGHESIQDGVEGIRSGAFDYLTKPLDPEHLVCKIEQAYSRSRIAEADRREAESKYQTLLQSVTDYVIAINRNHQIIMCNNLFKNEFGNNQRVYCYRAWKGRNDPCGSCLVEESFQDGEPHTSEESVVRKDGQTARLSVRSTPVLDAKGSVAYVLVTATDITLKRRMQEELRKMSGKLEDMIGTRMRKLEESEEKYRTIFERSWDAMILTDGKGDILEINPAGLELLGYRAKDELRSAGSAMDFFLDRDDLYRIQKQLLTDGFVMDFETRMSAKNGKPFDAVITSSVVLDIIGQITGYVIIVRDVTTKKSAQQEIENRNFRLAVLNAISMTVSSSLDLDEVLNRTIDKMLEILGTDCVRIYLLDDNREILNLVAHRGFSSGFINKDFMQSRRVGEGLLGKTVLTREPRIVDNFLRSDEPYVEAIVEEGIQSTVYVPLLLKGEAVGVMCTCSHEPFTFSEDYVDFLAAIGNQIGMAVHNAILYERTNRTYQELKDVQEQVIRSEKLASLGKLSATIAHEINNPIAAVLTYIKLMMKLVSRGRFSQDRIDDISRYLKTMSSEMTRCGDIVKNLLAFSRQARTEVKAQDIDPIIRRTLDLLSHDLALKEITLSVNIAPDLPQVKCDFRQIQQALLNLISNASEAMENGGTLTVSAAPAEKSGFMEISIADTGCGISKEDQKSIFEPFFTTKAEGKGVGLGLSVVYGIISNHMGSIEVESETGKGSTFRILLPVA, from the coding sequence ATGGCGGACATCCGCACCCTTCTTGTTGATGACGACGAGAATTTCCGAAACGTTCTTGTCAGGCGTCTGGCCAAAAGAGGCATCTCCCCTGAACAGGCGGAAAGCGGGGAGGCATGCCTCTCCATGCTCGAAAAGGCGCCGGTGGATGTGGTGATCCTGGATGTCAAGATGCCCGGCATGGATGGGATTGAGGTGCTCCGGCATATCAAGGCCGGCTATCCGGGAACCGAGGTTATCCTCCTGACCGGTCATGAGTCGATCCAGGACGGGGTTGAAGGGATTCGGTCAGGCGCCTTTGATTATTTAACCAAACCGTTAGACCCGGAACATCTTGTGTGCAAGATAGAGCAAGCCTACTCCAGGAGCCGGATCGCGGAGGCGGATCGAAGGGAGGCGGAATCAAAATATCAAACCCTGCTCCAGAGCGTCACCGATTATGTGATCGCCATCAACAGGAATCATCAGATTATCATGTGCAATAATCTCTTCAAGAATGAATTCGGAAACAATCAAAGGGTCTATTGTTACAGGGCATGGAAGGGCAGAAATGACCCGTGCGGCAGCTGCCTTGTGGAAGAATCCTTTCAGGATGGGGAGCCTCACACCAGTGAAGAGAGCGTTGTGCGAAAGGACGGGCAAACGGCCCGCCTTTCCGTCAGGTCCACGCCGGTCTTGGATGCGAAAGGGAGCGTTGCGTATGTCCTGGTAACGGCGACGGATATCACGCTCAAGCGGCGCATGCAGGAAGAATTGCGCAAGATGTCCGGCAAACTGGAGGATATGATCGGCACCCGCATGCGAAAGCTGGAAGAATCAGAGGAAAAATATCGAACCATATTCGAACGCTCATGGGATGCCATGATCCTGACAGACGGTAAGGGAGACATCCTGGAGATCAATCCGGCAGGTCTCGAACTCCTGGGATACAGAGCTAAAGACGAGCTTCGTTCCGCAGGTTCGGCCATGGATTTTTTCCTGGACAGGGATGACCTTTACCGGATTCAGAAACAGCTTCTCACCGATGGCTTTGTAATGGATTTTGAAACCCGGATGTCTGCAAAAAACGGGAAACCATTTGATGCCGTCATCACCTCCAGCGTGGTTCTCGACATCATCGGTCAGATTACCGGATATGTGATCATCGTTCGGGATGTTACCACCAAAAAAAGCGCACAGCAGGAGATTGAAAACAGGAATTTCCGGCTTGCCGTCTTAAATGCCATCTCCATGACCGTGAGCAGCAGCCTGGACTTGGATGAGGTCCTGAACAGAACCATTGACAAGATGCTTGAGATCCTGGGAACGGACTGTGTTCGTATCTACCTTCTGGATGATAACCGAGAGATCCTCAACCTGGTGGCTCACCGGGGGTTTTCTTCGGGCTTTATCAATAAGGACTTCATGCAGTCGCGGCGGGTGGGTGAGGGTCTGCTGGGAAAAACCGTGCTCACGCGGGAACCGAGGATCGTGGACAATTTTCTCCGGTCGGATGAGCCCTATGTGGAGGCTATCGTGGAAGAAGGGATCCAATCTACGGTCTATGTCCCCCTTCTGTTGAAGGGAGAGGCGGTGGGGGTGATGTGTACGTGCAGCCATGAACCGTTCACATTTTCAGAGGATTATGTGGATTTTCTTGCTGCTATCGGGAATCAGATCGGTATGGCCGTGCACAATGCCATCCTCTATGAGCGTACCAACCGGACTTACCAGGAGCTCAAGGATGTTCAGGAACAGGTCATCCGGTCTGAAAAGCTGGCGTCGTTGGGGAAGCTGTCCGCGACCATTGCCCATGAGATCAACAACCCCATCGCTGCGGTCCTTACCTACATCAAATTGATGATGAAACTGGTGAGCCGCGGCCGGTTTTCTCAGGACAGGATCGACGATATCTCAAGGTACTTGAAGACCATGTCGTCGGAAATGACGAGATGCGGGGATATCGTCAAGAATCTCCTGGCCTTTTCCAGACAGGCCAGAACCGAGGTAAAGGCGCAGGATATAGACCCGATCATCCGGAGGACCCTGGATCTGCTGTCTCACGATCTGGCACTGAAAGAAATCACGTTAAGCGTAAACATTGCGCCGGATCTGCCCCAGGTAAAGTGCGATTTCAGACAGATTCAGCAGGCCCTTCTGAACCTCATCAGCAATGCTTCAGAGGCGATGGAAAATGGGGGCACCTTAACGGTGTCAGCGGCCCCGGCAGAGAAGAGCGGTTTCATGGAAATCTCGATCGCGGACACCGGGTGCGGTATTTCCAAGGAAGATCAGAAGAGTATCTTCGAGCCGTTCTTTACCACCAAGGCGGAAGGAAAAGGGGTCGGATTAGGACTGTCCGTGGTTTATGGAATTATCTCCAATCACATGGGTTCCATAGAGGTGGAAAGCGAAACAGGCAAGGGAAGCACCTTCAGGATACTGCTTCCTGTCGCCTGA